A single window of Triplophysa dalaica isolate WHDGS20190420 chromosome 14, ASM1584641v1, whole genome shotgun sequence DNA harbors:
- the rfx4 gene encoding transcription factor RFX4 isoform X2 — MHCGLLEEPDMDSTESWIERCLNESESKRFSSHTSIENMSNDENEEKENNRASKPHSTPATLQWLEENYEIAEGVCIPRSALYMHYLDFCEKHDSQPVNAASFGKIIRQQFPQLTTRRLGTRGQSKYHYYGIAVKESSQYYDVMYSKKGAAWVNETGKKEVTKQTVAYSPRSKLGTLLPEFPNVKDLNLPASLPEEKVATFIMMYRTHCQRILDTVIRANFDEVQSFLLHFWQGMPPHMLPVLGSSIVVNIVGVCDSILYKAISGVLMPTVLQALPDSLTQVIRKFAKQLDEWLKVALHDLPENLRNIKFELSRRFSQILKRQTSLNHLCQASRTVIHSADITFQMLEDWRNVDLNSITKQTLYTMEDSREDQRRLIIQLYQEFDRLLEDQSPIEAYIEWLDSMVERCVVRVAGKRPGCLKRLAQQFLLMWSCFGTRVIRDMTLHSAPSFGSFHLIHLMFDDYVLYLLESLHCQERANELMGAMKGEGAPADTGEELMLMGSTPTSTSPEPCSPAKSVHSAGVPAAGSPNSAQSPEYPGVPATAVTTSGGSPSETGSQLSCMRGGPHVHTPSPAHRMPVYPHRDEHGYTGSYNYSSYANQHHALQSQYSSLSHEPGLPTPLHYSSYRTSAQYPLNSQMSRMESCLMSSSPLLHSSPVTPRWPDVPSANSCYSSPAVHTSRYGSTGDIYSPLAPRSNSEYEHAQHFPGFAYINGEATTGWAK, encoded by the exons AGAGCTGGATTGAAAGATGTCTGAACGAAAGCGAGAGCAAGCGCTTTTCCAGCCACACGTCTATTGAAAATATGTCCAACGACGAAA ATGAGGAGAAGGAAAATAATCGAGCATCTAAACCACATTCAACACCTGCAACGCTACAATG GTTGGAGGAGAATTATGAGATTGCAGAGGGTGTCTGTATTCCTCGCAGTGCACTGTACATGCACTATTTGGATTTTTGTGAAAAGCATGATTCTCAGCCCGTCAACGCCGCTAGCTTCGGAAAG ATAATAAGACAACAGTTCCCTCAATTAACCACACGAAGACTAGGAACCAGAGGCCAGTCAAA GTATCACTattatggcatcgctgtgaaagAAAGTTCCCAGTACTACGATGTGATGTACTCCAAAAAGGGTGCTGCATGGGTGAACGAGACGGGCAAGAAAGAGGTCACCAAGCAGACAGTGGCATATTCACCACGCTCCAAACTGGGCACTCTTCTGCCAGAATTTCCAAATGTCAAAGACCTAAATCTGCCCGCCAGTCTGCCAGAAGAGAAG GTCGCAACATTCATAATGATGTACAGAACTCACTGCCAGAGGATATTAGATACAGTCATACGAGCTAACTTTGATGAG GTCCAGAGCTTCCTGCTTCACTTTTGGCAGGGCATGCCACCTCACATGTTGCCCGTCTTGGGCTCTTCCATTGTGGTGAACATAGTGGGTGTATGTGACTCCATATTGTACAAGGCCATCTCAGGGGTTCTCATGCCCACGGTCCTACAGGCTCTGCCTGACAG CCTCACTCAGGTGATCAGGAAGTTTGCCAAACAGCTGGACGAGTGGCTTAAGGTGGCACTTCACGATCTGCCAGAGAACTTGCGCAACATAAAGTTTGAAT TGTCAAGACGATTTTCACAAATACTTAAGCGACAAACATCATTAAACCATCTCTGTCAG GCCTCTCGAACGGTGATCCACAGTGCAGACATCACCTTTCAAATGCTGGAGGACTGGAGAAATGTAGATCTGAATAGTATCACTAAACAGACACTTTATACAATGGAAGACTCCAGAGAAGACCAGAGAAGACTTATCATCCAAT TATATCAAGAATTCGACCGGCTCCTGGAAGATCAGTCTCCTATTGAGGCCTACATTGAGTGGTTGGACTCTATGGTGGAGAGATGCGTCGTGAGG GTGGCGGGGAAGAGACCCGGATGTCTGAAGAGGTTAGCACAGCAGTTCCTGCTCATGTGGTCGTGTTTTGGGACCAGGGTAATCCGCGACATGACATTGCATAGCGCACCCAGCTTCG GCTCATTTCATTTGATTCATCTCATGTTTGATGACTATGTTCTGTACCTGCTTGAGTCTCTGCACTGCCAAGAAAGAGCCAATGAGCTTATGGGAGCTATGAAAGGGGAGGGTGCACCAG CAGATACCGGGGAGGAGCTGATGCTGATGGGCTCCACTCCCACATCCACATCACCTGAACCCTGCTCTCCCGCCAAATCCGTTCATTCTGCGGGAGTACCTGCAGCAGGTTCCCCCAATTCAGCACAGTCTCCGGAGTATCCGGGCGTTCCTGCTACAGCAG TGACAACTTCAGGTGGCAGCCCATCTGAGACTGGATCCCAGCTTTCCTGTATGCGAGGCGGACCCCATGTACACACCCCCTCCCCTGCCCACCGGATGCCGGTTTACCCACATAGAGATGAGCACGG GTATACTGGCAGCTATAAttacagcagctacgctaaccAACATCACGCCCTCCAGAGTCAATATTCAAGTCTGAGCCACGAGCCTGGGCTGCCCACCCCTCTGCACTATTCTTCGTACCGTACCTCTGCACAG tacCCACTCAACAGTCAGATGTCACGAATGGAGTCCTGTTTGATGAGCAGCTCTCCACTCTTACACTCATCCCCGGTGACCCCACGCTGGCCAGATGTGCCCTCCGCCAACAGCTGTTACTCCAGCCCTGCTGTCCACACGTCCCGCTACGGCTCCACTGGAGACATATACTCGCCTCTTGCCCCACGTAGCAACTCTGAATATGAACATGCACAACATTTTCCAGGATTTGCCTACAT
- the rfx4 gene encoding transcription factor RFX4 isoform X1, translating to MHCGLLEEPDMDSTESWIERCLNESESKRFSSHTSIENMSNDENEEKENNRASKPHSTPATLQWLEENYEIAEGVCIPRSALYMHYLDFCEKHDSQPVNAASFGKIIRQQFPQLTTRRLGTRGQSKYHYYGIAVKESSQYYDVMYSKKGAAWVNETGKKEVTKQTVAYSPRSKLGTLLPEFPNVKDLNLPASLPEEKVATFIMMYRTHCQRILDTVIRANFDEVQSFLLHFWQGMPPHMLPVLGSSIVVNIVGVCDSILYKAISGVLMPTVLQALPDSLTQVIRKFAKQLDEWLKVALHDLPENLRNIKFELSRRFSQILKRQTSLNHLCQASRTVIHSADITFQMLEDWRNVDLNSITKQTLYTMEDSREDQRRLIIQLYQEFDRLLEDQSPIEAYIEWLDSMVERCVVRVAGKRPGCLKRLAQQFLLMWSCFGTRVIRDMTLHSAPSFGSFHLIHLMFDDYVLYLLESLHCQERANELMGAMKGEGAPADTGEELMLMGSTPTSTSPEPCSPAKSVHSAGVPAAGSPNSAQSPEYPGVPATAGAVQSYTWSLTYTVTTSGGSPSETGSQLSCMRGGPHVHTPSPAHRMPVYPHRDEHGYTGSYNYSSYANQHHALQSQYSSLSHEPGLPTPLHYSSYRTSAQYPLNSQMSRMESCLMSSSPLLHSSPVTPRWPDVPSANSCYSSPAVHTSRYGSTGDIYSPLAPRSNSEYEHAQHFPGFAYINGEATTGWAK from the exons AGAGCTGGATTGAAAGATGTCTGAACGAAAGCGAGAGCAAGCGCTTTTCCAGCCACACGTCTATTGAAAATATGTCCAACGACGAAA ATGAGGAGAAGGAAAATAATCGAGCATCTAAACCACATTCAACACCTGCAACGCTACAATG GTTGGAGGAGAATTATGAGATTGCAGAGGGTGTCTGTATTCCTCGCAGTGCACTGTACATGCACTATTTGGATTTTTGTGAAAAGCATGATTCTCAGCCCGTCAACGCCGCTAGCTTCGGAAAG ATAATAAGACAACAGTTCCCTCAATTAACCACACGAAGACTAGGAACCAGAGGCCAGTCAAA GTATCACTattatggcatcgctgtgaaagAAAGTTCCCAGTACTACGATGTGATGTACTCCAAAAAGGGTGCTGCATGGGTGAACGAGACGGGCAAGAAAGAGGTCACCAAGCAGACAGTGGCATATTCACCACGCTCCAAACTGGGCACTCTTCTGCCAGAATTTCCAAATGTCAAAGACCTAAATCTGCCCGCCAGTCTGCCAGAAGAGAAG GTCGCAACATTCATAATGATGTACAGAACTCACTGCCAGAGGATATTAGATACAGTCATACGAGCTAACTTTGATGAG GTCCAGAGCTTCCTGCTTCACTTTTGGCAGGGCATGCCACCTCACATGTTGCCCGTCTTGGGCTCTTCCATTGTGGTGAACATAGTGGGTGTATGTGACTCCATATTGTACAAGGCCATCTCAGGGGTTCTCATGCCCACGGTCCTACAGGCTCTGCCTGACAG CCTCACTCAGGTGATCAGGAAGTTTGCCAAACAGCTGGACGAGTGGCTTAAGGTGGCACTTCACGATCTGCCAGAGAACTTGCGCAACATAAAGTTTGAAT TGTCAAGACGATTTTCACAAATACTTAAGCGACAAACATCATTAAACCATCTCTGTCAG GCCTCTCGAACGGTGATCCACAGTGCAGACATCACCTTTCAAATGCTGGAGGACTGGAGAAATGTAGATCTGAATAGTATCACTAAACAGACACTTTATACAATGGAAGACTCCAGAGAAGACCAGAGAAGACTTATCATCCAAT TATATCAAGAATTCGACCGGCTCCTGGAAGATCAGTCTCCTATTGAGGCCTACATTGAGTGGTTGGACTCTATGGTGGAGAGATGCGTCGTGAGG GTGGCGGGGAAGAGACCCGGATGTCTGAAGAGGTTAGCACAGCAGTTCCTGCTCATGTGGTCGTGTTTTGGGACCAGGGTAATCCGCGACATGACATTGCATAGCGCACCCAGCTTCG GCTCATTTCATTTGATTCATCTCATGTTTGATGACTATGTTCTGTACCTGCTTGAGTCTCTGCACTGCCAAGAAAGAGCCAATGAGCTTATGGGAGCTATGAAAGGGGAGGGTGCACCAG CAGATACCGGGGAGGAGCTGATGCTGATGGGCTCCACTCCCACATCCACATCACCTGAACCCTGCTCTCCCGCCAAATCCGTTCATTCTGCGGGAGTACCTGCAGCAGGTTCCCCCAATTCAGCACAGTCTCCGGAGTATCCGGGCGTTCCTGCTACAGCAG GAGCTGTTCAGTCATATACCTGGTCCCTTACATACACAGTGACAACTTCAGGTGGCAGCCCATCTGAGACTGGATCCCAGCTTTCCTGTATGCGAGGCGGACCCCATGTACACACCCCCTCCCCTGCCCACCGGATGCCGGTTTACCCACATAGAGATGAGCACGG GTATACTGGCAGCTATAAttacagcagctacgctaaccAACATCACGCCCTCCAGAGTCAATATTCAAGTCTGAGCCACGAGCCTGGGCTGCCCACCCCTCTGCACTATTCTTCGTACCGTACCTCTGCACAG tacCCACTCAACAGTCAGATGTCACGAATGGAGTCCTGTTTGATGAGCAGCTCTCCACTCTTACACTCATCCCCGGTGACCCCACGCTGGCCAGATGTGCCCTCCGCCAACAGCTGTTACTCCAGCCCTGCTGTCCACACGTCCCGCTACGGCTCCACTGGAGACATATACTCGCCTCTTGCCCCACGTAGCAACTCTGAATATGAACATGCACAACATTTTCCAGGATTTGCCTACAT